A genomic region of Catalinimonas niigatensis contains the following coding sequences:
- a CDS encoding IMPACT family protein: MTKQDTYYSLKNVSEGLYKEKGSKFLAFAYPVVSEEEIMEKLEALKKQYYDARHHCFAYMLKPEEGREETYRASDDGEPAHSAGDPILGQIRSQKLHDVLVVVVRYFGGTKLGVSGLIQAYKTAAAEAFAHNQIVEKVVYKPLNIRFEYTSTNEVMQILEQFRIQLDQQDYTEDCFYQLSVPRSSWQMAKEQFSQLTGVYIV; the protein is encoded by the coding sequence GTGACGAAGCAGGATACATATTATTCTCTGAAGAATGTCTCTGAGGGGTTGTACAAGGAAAAAGGCAGTAAGTTTTTGGCCTTTGCCTATCCGGTAGTTTCTGAAGAAGAGATCATGGAAAAACTAGAGGCGCTGAAAAAACAGTACTATGATGCCCGCCATCATTGTTTTGCGTACATGCTAAAGCCAGAAGAAGGCCGTGAAGAGACATATCGTGCCAGCGATGATGGAGAACCCGCTCATTCTGCCGGAGACCCGATTCTTGGTCAAATTCGTTCACAGAAGCTTCATGACGTTTTGGTGGTGGTGGTCCGCTATTTTGGAGGCACCAAATTGGGCGTAAGTGGTTTGATCCAGGCCTATAAAACAGCAGCAGCAGAGGCTTTTGCTCATAACCAGATTGTAGAAAAGGTGGTATACAAACCATTAAATATTCGTTTTGAATACACGAGTACCAATGAAGTGATGCAAATTCTGGAGCAGTTTCGGATACAGCTAGATCAACAGGATTATACAGAAGACTGCTTTTATCAGCTTTCTGTACCAAGGAGCTCTTGGCAAATGGCAAAAGAACAATTTTCTCAACTGACTGGAGTTTATATTGTGTGA
- a CDS encoding methylglyoxal synthase, which yields MKKKQAVALVAHDNKKPELLLWVRNHIELLAGYELYATGTTGKMLEEGLKDIKEIKIYKLLSGPLGGDQQIGAKIAEGVIDFLIFFWDPLEPQPHDPDVKALLRIAVTWDIPFACNKASANFLFASAKITGDYEREAPDFASYLNRNLKK from the coding sequence ATGAAAAAGAAACAGGCAGTGGCCCTTGTAGCACATGATAACAAAAAACCTGAGCTTCTGCTATGGGTGAGAAACCATATTGAATTACTGGCGGGCTATGAGTTGTATGCTACGGGTACTACCGGAAAAATGCTCGAAGAAGGGCTAAAAGATATAAAAGAGATCAAAATTTATAAGCTCTTAAGCGGACCTTTAGGAGGGGATCAGCAAATAGGAGCTAAGATAGCAGAAGGTGTCATTGATTTTTTGATATTTTTCTGGGACCCCCTGGAGCCTCAGCCTCATGATCCGGATGTTAAAGCATTGTTGCGTATCGCCGTAACCTGGGATATTCCTTTTGCCTGCAACAAGGCATCTGCCAATTTTCTTTTCGCTTCAGCAAAAATTACCGGTGATTATGAACGCGAAGCTCCTGACTTTGCTTCTTATCTGAATCGTAACCTCAAGAAATAG